TTCACTAAATTTAATATCTTTTGCCATTTTATATTTCCCTCCGATTATTTCTTTTTTTAAATTATTTAGTAATTGCTAAAATGTCACTTTCACGTAAAATCAGATAGTCAGTTCCTTCATACGTCACTTCTGTTCCAGAGTATTTTGCAAAGATAACTGTGTCACCTTCTGCAACTTCAAGTGGTTCTTTTGTGCCGTTATCTAAAACACGACCTGAACCGACTGCAACAATTTTCCCTGATTGCGGTTTTTCTTTGGCAGAGTCTGGTAATACAATCCCACTCGCTGTTTTTTCCTCTGCTTCAAGTACTTCAATTACAACACGATCTCCTAATGGTTTTAACAATGTAAATGACCTCCTCTGATATAATTACATTTTTCATTTTAGCACTCGACACATTAGAGTGCTAATACAGTTATTATGATACCAAACTGAATAAAAATTGCAAGCAAAAACGTTTAAAAAATGGAAGAATTCTTATTTGCGGTAAAGCTTGATAACGAGTACAATAAGGAGAGCTATTTCCGCTTTTTTAAAGTAA
The sequence above is drawn from the Listeria monocytogenes genome and encodes:
- the groES gene encoding co-chaperone GroES — encoded protein: MLKPLGDRVVIEVLEAEEKTASGIVLPDSAKEKPQSGKIVAVGSGRVLDNGTKEPLEVAEGDTVIFAKYSGTEVTYEGTDYLILRESDILAITK